The following are encoded in a window of Ricinus communis isolate WT05 ecotype wild-type chromosome 4, ASM1957865v1, whole genome shotgun sequence genomic DNA:
- the LOC8275477 gene encoding succinate dehydrogenase assembly factor 2, mitochondrial encodes MASFRRAVVNARRVLNSSATPNGSSIVSLSSTRIKSPFRSRYGWFARYSTVNDNDARALDIDLSNDESKRRLFNRLLYRSRQRGFLELDLVLGKWVEEHIHSMDENGIKALVHVLDLENPDLWKWLTGQEQPPEAVNINPVFSAVRDKIMNNLDSHASPETRAIPGQPWVRGWDDIKKNPGSPVGGNQ; translated from the exons atggcAAGCTTCAGAAGGGCTGTGGTTAATGCCCGCCGTGTCCTCAATTCATCCGCCACACCTAATGGGAGCTCGATTGTTTCACTCTCCTCTACTCGCATTAAATCCCCTTTCAG GTCTCGATATGGTTGGTTTGCGCGATATTCAACTGTTAATGATAATGATGCACGAGCTTTAGATATTGACCTCTCAAACGATGAAAGCAAAAGGCGTTTATTTAACAg ATTATTGTATAGAAGCAGACAGAGAGGGTTCTTGGAGCTGGATTTGGTTCTCGGGAAATGGGTAGAAGAGCATATTCATTCCATGGACGAGAATGGAATTAAAGCACTTGTTCATGTCCTCGACTTG GAAAATCCAGATCTTTGGAAGTGGTTAACTGGTCAGGAGCAACCTCCTGAGGCAGTCAACATAAATCCT GTATTTTCTGCAGTTCGAGATAAGATAATGAACAACCTAGACAGCCATGCTTCTCCTGAGACGCGTGCAATACCTGGACAGCCATGGGTAAGAGGGTGGGATGATATCAAGAAAAACCCTGGAAGTCCCGTGGGCGGGAATCAGTAG
- the LOC8275476 gene encoding carbonyl reductase [NADPH] 1: MGGGSKERAKERREKRQQEISLLRTIPYSDHQRWWSQETIAVVTGGNRGIGFEIVRQLANHGLTVVLTSRASGAGLEAVHVLQESGLSVVFHQLDISDSSSIKHFADWIQQTYGGLDILVNNAGVNYNVGSENSVEFARNVIDTNYYGTKNLIKAMIPLMRHSAAGGRIVSVSSRLGRLNGRRNRIGVATLREQLSNLETLSEELIDRTLSTFLQQVEDGTWSSGGWPQTFTDYSMSKLAVNVFTRLMAKELSDRPEGERIYINCFCPGWVKTAMTGWAGNVSTADGADTAVWLALLSEHSISGKFFAERREISF, from the exons ATGGGAGGAGGAAGCAAAGAGCGAgcaaaggaaagaagagagaaaaggcAACAAGAAATTTCACTTCTTCGAACCATTCCTTACTCTGATCACCAAAG GTGGTGGTCCCAAGAAACAATTGCAGTAGTGACAGGTGGTAACAGAGGAATAGGGTTTGAAATAGTGAGACAACTGGCAAACCATGGTTTAACAGTTGTATTAACGTCAAGAGCAAGTGGGGCTGGCCTTGAAGCTGTTCATGTATTGCAAGAATCAGGTCTTAGCGTTGTCTTTCATCAACTCGATATCTCTGATTCTTCTTCTATCAAACACTTTGCTGACTGGATACAGCAAACTTATGGTGGTCTTGATATTCTG GTGAATAATGCAGGTGTTAATTACAATGTTGGGTCTGAAAATTCTGTTGAATTTGCACGTAATGTTATTGATACTAATTATTACGGGACTAAGAATTTGATTAAAGCTATGATTCCTTTGATGAGGCATTCTGCTGCAGGCGGTCGCATTGTTAGTGTAAGCTCAAGGCTTGGTAGATTAAATGGCAGACGAAAT AGAATTGGGGTTGCGACTTTGAGAGAACAATTAAGTAACCTGGAAACGCTATCAGAGGAGCTCATTGATAGGACTCTATCTACTTTCCTACAGCAAGTAGAAGATGGAACTTGGTCGTCAGGTGGGTGGCCTCAGACTTTCACTGACTACTCGATGTCAAAACTTGCAGTTAATGTTTTCACTAGGTTAATGGCAAAGGAGCTGTCAGACCGACCTGAAGGTGAGAGGATCTATATCAACTGCTTCTGTCCAGGTTGGGTGAAGACTGCCATGACAGGTTGGGCTGGTAATGTATCAACTGCAGATGGGGCTGATACTGCAGTGTGGCTTGCCCTGCTTTCAGAACATTCAATATCAGGAAAGTTCTTTGCAGAGAGACGTGAAATAAGCTTCTGA
- the LOC8275475 gene encoding uncharacterized protein LOC8275475 isoform X1 has protein sequence MVSTCLLFSLSCNMAHSSQGWLLSLPILLLSFTLPSSLCHLENGSKIKTATFLSPNFVLGPGSVENRWYYNIDFPRGHIFIKSFNAEIIDEAGNPIPLYETYIHHWVVSRYYQRTNASVAENSRRPDRIPAGNSGICQAHVLGQYFGLGSETRKTDTHVPDPYGIEIGNPAEIPQGYEERWVLNIHAIDTRGVQDRLGCTECKCDLYNVTVDEYGDPLRPEYKGGLLCCYDRTQCKVKQGFQGARRSLYLRYTVKWVDWDSTIIPVKIFIFDVTDTGKRLNGSSGISPQNGCQIEYEVKSCNAAGVAVDGCTDVKRTSLTMPTGGYVIYGVAHQHTGGTSSTLYGQDGRVICTSLPIYGEGKEAGNEAGYIVGMSTCYPKPGSVKIADGENLTLESNYSSTQTHTGVMGLFYILVADQTPNPVTPLQTNHAHMQEYKKSPIHYSWGVAAVALLGLALTVAITKRSQLRKRIENGYESILP, from the exons ATGGTTTCCACTtgccttttgttttctctttcat GCAATATGGCTCATTCTTCTCAAGGCTGGTTGCTTTCATTACCAATACTGCTACTTTCGTTTACCCTACCTTCTTCACTGTGTCATCTTGAAAATGGAAGTAAGATCAAAACTGCTACTTTCCTGTCCCCTAATTTTGTATTAGGACCAGGGTCGGTAGAGAATAGGTGGTACTACAATATTGATTTTCCAAGAGgtcatatttttatcaaaagtttTAATGCTGAAATAATTGATGAGGCTGGGAATCCAATACCACTCTATGAAACTTACATTCACCACTGGGTTGTTTCGAGATACTATCAGAGAACGAATGCTTCAGTTGCTGAGAACAGCCGCCGACCAGATCGTATTCCTGCAGGAAACAGTGGAATTTGCCAAGCTCATGTTCTGGGACAGTATTTTGGTCTTGGAtcagaaacaagaaaaacagATACACATGTGCCGGATCCTTACGGGATAGAAATTGGGAATCCTGCCGAAATTCCTCAAGGGTATGAGGAGAGATGGGTGCTTAATATCCACGCCATCGATACAAGGGGTGTTCAAGATAGGTTGGGATGCACTGAATGCAAGTGTGATCTATACAATGTGACAGTTGATGAATATGGTGATCCTTTGAGGCCTGAATACAAAGGTGGTTTGCTGTGTTGCTATGACCGTACACAGTGCAAGGTTAAACAGGGTTTTCAGGGTGCCAGGAGAAGCCTATACCTGAGATACACTGTGAAGTGGGTTGATTGGGATAGTACCATTATCCCTGttaaaatctttatatttgATGTTACTGATACTGGGAAAAGGCTTAATGGTTCATCAGGAATTTCTCCACAGAATGGCTGCCag ATTGAGTATGAAGTCAAGTCTTGCAATGCCGCTGGTGTAGCTGTTGACGGGTGCACGGATGTCAAAAGGACAAGCCTCACCATGCCAACTGGTGGTTATGTCATCTATGGCGTTGCCCATCAGCATACTGGAGGCACTAGTTCCACTCTCTATGGACAG GATGGACGTGTTATATGCACTTCACTTCCCATTTATGGAGAAGGAAAAGAAGCAGGAAATGAAGCTGGTTATATAGTAGGAATGTCCACCTGTTATCCTAAACCAGGTTCTGTCAAGATTGCAGATGGGGAGAATTTAACTTTGGAATCAAATTATAGCAGTACACAAACGCACACTGGAGTTATGGGGCTCTTCTACATACTGGTTGCAGATCAAACACCAAATCCCGTGACGCCTTTGCAAACTAATCATGCTCAT ATGCAGGAATACAAGAAATCACCGATTCATTATTCCTGGGGAGTAGCAGCTGTAGCGTTGTTGGGACTAGCCTTAACCGTAGCTATAACCAAACGATCTCAGCTAAGAAAGAGGATAGAGAATGGATACGAATCAATTCTGCCATGA
- the LOC8275475 gene encoding uncharacterized protein LOC8275475 isoform X2 has translation MAHSSQGWLLSLPILLLSFTLPSSLCHLENGSKIKTATFLSPNFVLGPGSVENRWYYNIDFPRGHIFIKSFNAEIIDEAGNPIPLYETYIHHWVVSRYYQRTNASVAENSRRPDRIPAGNSGICQAHVLGQYFGLGSETRKTDTHVPDPYGIEIGNPAEIPQGYEERWVLNIHAIDTRGVQDRLGCTECKCDLYNVTVDEYGDPLRPEYKGGLLCCYDRTQCKVKQGFQGARRSLYLRYTVKWVDWDSTIIPVKIFIFDVTDTGKRLNGSSGISPQNGCQIEYEVKSCNAAGVAVDGCTDVKRTSLTMPTGGYVIYGVAHQHTGGTSSTLYGQDGRVICTSLPIYGEGKEAGNEAGYIVGMSTCYPKPGSVKIADGENLTLESNYSSTQTHTGVMGLFYILVADQTPNPVTPLQTNHAHMQEYKKSPIHYSWGVAAVALLGLALTVAITKRSQLRKRIENGYESILP, from the exons ATGGCTCATTCTTCTCAAGGCTGGTTGCTTTCATTACCAATACTGCTACTTTCGTTTACCCTACCTTCTTCACTGTGTCATCTTGAAAATGGAAGTAAGATCAAAACTGCTACTTTCCTGTCCCCTAATTTTGTATTAGGACCAGGGTCGGTAGAGAATAGGTGGTACTACAATATTGATTTTCCAAGAGgtcatatttttatcaaaagtttTAATGCTGAAATAATTGATGAGGCTGGGAATCCAATACCACTCTATGAAACTTACATTCACCACTGGGTTGTTTCGAGATACTATCAGAGAACGAATGCTTCAGTTGCTGAGAACAGCCGCCGACCAGATCGTATTCCTGCAGGAAACAGTGGAATTTGCCAAGCTCATGTTCTGGGACAGTATTTTGGTCTTGGAtcagaaacaagaaaaacagATACACATGTGCCGGATCCTTACGGGATAGAAATTGGGAATCCTGCCGAAATTCCTCAAGGGTATGAGGAGAGATGGGTGCTTAATATCCACGCCATCGATACAAGGGGTGTTCAAGATAGGTTGGGATGCACTGAATGCAAGTGTGATCTATACAATGTGACAGTTGATGAATATGGTGATCCTTTGAGGCCTGAATACAAAGGTGGTTTGCTGTGTTGCTATGACCGTACACAGTGCAAGGTTAAACAGGGTTTTCAGGGTGCCAGGAGAAGCCTATACCTGAGATACACTGTGAAGTGGGTTGATTGGGATAGTACCATTATCCCTGttaaaatctttatatttgATGTTACTGATACTGGGAAAAGGCTTAATGGTTCATCAGGAATTTCTCCACAGAATGGCTGCCag ATTGAGTATGAAGTCAAGTCTTGCAATGCCGCTGGTGTAGCTGTTGACGGGTGCACGGATGTCAAAAGGACAAGCCTCACCATGCCAACTGGTGGTTATGTCATCTATGGCGTTGCCCATCAGCATACTGGAGGCACTAGTTCCACTCTCTATGGACAG GATGGACGTGTTATATGCACTTCACTTCCCATTTATGGAGAAGGAAAAGAAGCAGGAAATGAAGCTGGTTATATAGTAGGAATGTCCACCTGTTATCCTAAACCAGGTTCTGTCAAGATTGCAGATGGGGAGAATTTAACTTTGGAATCAAATTATAGCAGTACACAAACGCACACTGGAGTTATGGGGCTCTTCTACATACTGGTTGCAGATCAAACACCAAATCCCGTGACGCCTTTGCAAACTAATCATGCTCAT ATGCAGGAATACAAGAAATCACCGATTCATTATTCCTGGGGAGTAGCAGCTGTAGCGTTGTTGGGACTAGCCTTAACCGTAGCTATAACCAAACGATCTCAGCTAAGAAAGAGGATAGAGAATGGATACGAATCAATTCTGCCATGA
- the LOC8275474 gene encoding uncharacterized protein LOC8275474 isoform X1, translated as MQVIFHGFQPKILESAGVMSYYSLGSLLLLSKLFLEFDISYSQALLEHGSNMKSATFLSPKFVLAPGSVENRWYFNIDFPRGHIAVKSFNAEVIDEAGNSVPLHETYLHHWLVEKYYHRLDVANSENNGNSDVMLAKNSGICQGGILRQHFGLGSETRGTATHVSDPYGIEIGNPDEIPAGYEERWLLNVHAIDTRGVEDRLGCTECKCDIYNITVDEFGRPIRPDYKGGLFCCYDHTQCKVRPGYEDVRRSLYLRYTVKWVDWDSSVIPVKIFILDVTDTGKRLNDSTILSPESGCQIEYEVEACSTTALTSDDCIDIKRTSLIIPTGGYVIYGVAHQHTGGVGSTLYGKDGLVICTSVPIYGEGMEAGNEAGYIVGMSTCYPKPGSIKIADGENLILESRYSRAQEHTGVMGLFYILVADRVPERMPFLESLVYVHENMEPSAYRWAIVVLLGLATTLAVAVGSWLKKGKDDGYQPILA; from the exons ATGCAAGTAATATTTCACGGTTTTCAACCTAAGATATTGGAATCGGCAGGTGTTATGTCATACTATTCTTTGGGAAGCTTGCTTTTGCTATCAAAATTGTTCCTAGAATTTGACATATCATATTCACAAGCCTTACTGGAACATGGAAGTAACATGAAATCTGCAACTTTCCTATCCCCTAAGTTCGTATTGGCACCAGGATCAGTGGAGAATAGGTGGTACTTCAATATTGATTTCCCAAGAGGTCATATTGCTGTCAAGAGCTTTAATGCTGAAGTAATTGATGAGGCAGGAAATTCTGTACCCCTTCATGAAACTTATCTTCACCACTGGCTTGTTGAAAAATACTATCATCGTCTAGATGTGGCAAATAGTGAGAACAATGGCAACTCAGATGTTATGCTAGCAAAAAACAGTGGAATATGTCAGGGTGGTATTCTTAGACAACATTTTGGCCTTGGATCTGAAACACGAGGAACAGCTACACATGTTTCGGATCCTTATGGTATAGAAATTGGCAATCCTGATGAAATTCCTGCAGGATATGAAGAGAGATGGCTTCTTAATGTGCATGCTATCGATACAAGAGGTGTTGAAGATAGGTTGGGTTGCACTGAATGCAAGTGTGATATATATAACATCACAGTAGATGAATTTGGTCGTCCTATCAGACCAGATTATAAAGGAGGTTTATTTTGTTGCTATGACCATACACAATGCAAAGTAAGACCTGGTTATGAGGATGTGCGGAGGAGCCTCTACTTGCGGTATACAGTGAAGTGGGTTGATTGGGATAGTAGCGTCATCCCTGTGAAGATCTTTATACTTGATGTCACTGATACTGGGAAACGGCTTAATGATTCAACAATATTAAGTCCAGAGAGTGGTTGCCAG ATTGAGTATGAAGTTGAGGCGTGCAGCACAACTGCTTTAACCAGTGATGACTGCATCGACATAAAAAGGACAAGCCTAATCATCCCAACTGGTGGTTATGTCATCTATGGTGTTGCACATCAGCACACTGGCGGGGTTGGCTCAACTCTTTATGGAAAG GATGGGCTTGTCATATGCACCTCAGTACCAATTTATGGGGAAGGAATGGAAGCAGGGAATGAGGCAGGTTATATTGTAGGAATGTCTACCTGTTATCCTAAACCAGGCTCTATAAAGATAGCAGACGGGGAGAATCTAATTCTGGAATCTAGATACAGCAGAGCTCAGGAGCACACAGGAGTTATGGGTCTTTTCTACATTTTGGTTGCAGACCGAGTACCAGAGCGAATGCCTTTCTTAGAGTCTCTTGTTTAT GTACATGAAAACATGGAGCCATCAGCATATCGTTGGGCGATAGTAGTTTTGTTGGGATTGGCAACGACTCTTGCTGTCGCTGTCGGTTCCTGGCTTAAGAAGGGAAAAGATGATGGCTATCAACCAATTCTGGCGTAA
- the LOC8275474 gene encoding uncharacterized protein LOC8275474 isoform X4, with translation MQVIFHGFQPKILESAGVMSYYSLGSLLLLSKLFLEFDISYSQALLEHGSNMKSATFLSPKFVLAPGSVENRWYFNIDFPRGHIAVKSFNAEVIDEAGNSVPLHETYLHHWLVEKYYHRLDVANSENNGNSDVMLAKNSGICQGGILRQHFGLGSETRGTATHVSDPYGIEIGNPDEIPAGYEERWLLNVHAIDTRGVEDRLGCTECKCDIYNITVDEFGRPIRPDYKGGLFCCYDHTQCKVRPGYEDVRRSLYLRYTVKWVDWDSSVIPVKIFILDVTDTGKRLNDSTILSPESGCQIEYEVEACSTTALTSDDCIDIKRTSLIIPTGGYVIYGVAHQHTGGVGSTLYGKVISILNYWICSSRIMRHWHDDILC, from the exons ATGCAAGTAATATTTCACGGTTTTCAACCTAAGATATTGGAATCGGCAGGTGTTATGTCATACTATTCTTTGGGAAGCTTGCTTTTGCTATCAAAATTGTTCCTAGAATTTGACATATCATATTCACAAGCCTTACTGGAACATGGAAGTAACATGAAATCTGCAACTTTCCTATCCCCTAAGTTCGTATTGGCACCAGGATCAGTGGAGAATAGGTGGTACTTCAATATTGATTTCCCAAGAGGTCATATTGCTGTCAAGAGCTTTAATGCTGAAGTAATTGATGAGGCAGGAAATTCTGTACCCCTTCATGAAACTTATCTTCACCACTGGCTTGTTGAAAAATACTATCATCGTCTAGATGTGGCAAATAGTGAGAACAATGGCAACTCAGATGTTATGCTAGCAAAAAACAGTGGAATATGTCAGGGTGGTATTCTTAGACAACATTTTGGCCTTGGATCTGAAACACGAGGAACAGCTACACATGTTTCGGATCCTTATGGTATAGAAATTGGCAATCCTGATGAAATTCCTGCAGGATATGAAGAGAGATGGCTTCTTAATGTGCATGCTATCGATACAAGAGGTGTTGAAGATAGGTTGGGTTGCACTGAATGCAAGTGTGATATATATAACATCACAGTAGATGAATTTGGTCGTCCTATCAGACCAGATTATAAAGGAGGTTTATTTTGTTGCTATGACCATACACAATGCAAAGTAAGACCTGGTTATGAGGATGTGCGGAGGAGCCTCTACTTGCGGTATACAGTGAAGTGGGTTGATTGGGATAGTAGCGTCATCCCTGTGAAGATCTTTATACTTGATGTCACTGATACTGGGAAACGGCTTAATGATTCAACAATATTAAGTCCAGAGAGTGGTTGCCAG ATTGAGTATGAAGTTGAGGCGTGCAGCACAACTGCTTTAACCAGTGATGACTGCATCGACATAAAAAGGACAAGCCTAATCATCCCAACTGGTGGTTATGTCATCTATGGTGTTGCACATCAGCACACTGGCGGGGTTGGCTCAACTCTTTATGGAAAGGTGATTTCAATCTTAAATTACTG GATATGTAGTTCTAGAATCATGAGACATTGGCATGATGACATCTTATGCTGA
- the LOC8275474 gene encoding uncharacterized protein LOC8275474 isoform X3 produces MQVIFHGFQPKILESAGVMSYYSLGSLLLLSKLFLEFDISYSQALLEHGSNMKSATFLSPKFVLAPGSVENRWYFNIDFPRGHIAVKSFNAEVIDEAGNSVPLHETYLHHWLVEKYYHRLDVANSENNGNSDVMLAKNSGICQGGILRQHFGLGSETRGTATHVSDPYGIEIGNPDEIPAGYEERWLLNVHAIDTRGVEDRLGCTECKCDIYNITVDEFGRPIRPDYKGGLFCCYDHTQCKVRPGYEDVRRSLYLRYTVKWVDWDSSVIPVKIFILDVTDTGKRLNDSTILSPESGCQIEYEVEACSTTALTSDDCIDIKRTSLIIPTGGYVIYGVAHQHTGGVGSTLYGKVISILNYWMGLSYAPQYQFMGKEWKQGMRQVIL; encoded by the exons ATGCAAGTAATATTTCACGGTTTTCAACCTAAGATATTGGAATCGGCAGGTGTTATGTCATACTATTCTTTGGGAAGCTTGCTTTTGCTATCAAAATTGTTCCTAGAATTTGACATATCATATTCACAAGCCTTACTGGAACATGGAAGTAACATGAAATCTGCAACTTTCCTATCCCCTAAGTTCGTATTGGCACCAGGATCAGTGGAGAATAGGTGGTACTTCAATATTGATTTCCCAAGAGGTCATATTGCTGTCAAGAGCTTTAATGCTGAAGTAATTGATGAGGCAGGAAATTCTGTACCCCTTCATGAAACTTATCTTCACCACTGGCTTGTTGAAAAATACTATCATCGTCTAGATGTGGCAAATAGTGAGAACAATGGCAACTCAGATGTTATGCTAGCAAAAAACAGTGGAATATGTCAGGGTGGTATTCTTAGACAACATTTTGGCCTTGGATCTGAAACACGAGGAACAGCTACACATGTTTCGGATCCTTATGGTATAGAAATTGGCAATCCTGATGAAATTCCTGCAGGATATGAAGAGAGATGGCTTCTTAATGTGCATGCTATCGATACAAGAGGTGTTGAAGATAGGTTGGGTTGCACTGAATGCAAGTGTGATATATATAACATCACAGTAGATGAATTTGGTCGTCCTATCAGACCAGATTATAAAGGAGGTTTATTTTGTTGCTATGACCATACACAATGCAAAGTAAGACCTGGTTATGAGGATGTGCGGAGGAGCCTCTACTTGCGGTATACAGTGAAGTGGGTTGATTGGGATAGTAGCGTCATCCCTGTGAAGATCTTTATACTTGATGTCACTGATACTGGGAAACGGCTTAATGATTCAACAATATTAAGTCCAGAGAGTGGTTGCCAG ATTGAGTATGAAGTTGAGGCGTGCAGCACAACTGCTTTAACCAGTGATGACTGCATCGACATAAAAAGGACAAGCCTAATCATCCCAACTGGTGGTTATGTCATCTATGGTGTTGCACATCAGCACACTGGCGGGGTTGGCTCAACTCTTTATGGAAAGGTGATTTCAATCTTAAATTACTG GATGGGCTTGTCATATGCACCTCAGTACCAATTTATGGGGAAGGAATGGAAGCAGGGAATGAGGCAGGTTATATTGTAG
- the LOC8275474 gene encoding uncharacterized protein LOC8275474 isoform X2 has translation MSYYSLGSLLLLSKLFLEFDISYSQALLEHGSNMKSATFLSPKFVLAPGSVENRWYFNIDFPRGHIAVKSFNAEVIDEAGNSVPLHETYLHHWLVEKYYHRLDVANSENNGNSDVMLAKNSGICQGGILRQHFGLGSETRGTATHVSDPYGIEIGNPDEIPAGYEERWLLNVHAIDTRGVEDRLGCTECKCDIYNITVDEFGRPIRPDYKGGLFCCYDHTQCKVRPGYEDVRRSLYLRYTVKWVDWDSSVIPVKIFILDVTDTGKRLNDSTILSPESGCQIEYEVEACSTTALTSDDCIDIKRTSLIIPTGGYVIYGVAHQHTGGVGSTLYGKDGLVICTSVPIYGEGMEAGNEAGYIVGMSTCYPKPGSIKIADGENLILESRYSRAQEHTGVMGLFYILVADRVPERMPFLESLVYVHENMEPSAYRWAIVVLLGLATTLAVAVGSWLKKGKDDGYQPILA, from the exons ATGTCATACTATTCTTTGGGAAGCTTGCTTTTGCTATCAAAATTGTTCCTAGAATTTGACATATCATATTCACAAGCCTTACTGGAACATGGAAGTAACATGAAATCTGCAACTTTCCTATCCCCTAAGTTCGTATTGGCACCAGGATCAGTGGAGAATAGGTGGTACTTCAATATTGATTTCCCAAGAGGTCATATTGCTGTCAAGAGCTTTAATGCTGAAGTAATTGATGAGGCAGGAAATTCTGTACCCCTTCATGAAACTTATCTTCACCACTGGCTTGTTGAAAAATACTATCATCGTCTAGATGTGGCAAATAGTGAGAACAATGGCAACTCAGATGTTATGCTAGCAAAAAACAGTGGAATATGTCAGGGTGGTATTCTTAGACAACATTTTGGCCTTGGATCTGAAACACGAGGAACAGCTACACATGTTTCGGATCCTTATGGTATAGAAATTGGCAATCCTGATGAAATTCCTGCAGGATATGAAGAGAGATGGCTTCTTAATGTGCATGCTATCGATACAAGAGGTGTTGAAGATAGGTTGGGTTGCACTGAATGCAAGTGTGATATATATAACATCACAGTAGATGAATTTGGTCGTCCTATCAGACCAGATTATAAAGGAGGTTTATTTTGTTGCTATGACCATACACAATGCAAAGTAAGACCTGGTTATGAGGATGTGCGGAGGAGCCTCTACTTGCGGTATACAGTGAAGTGGGTTGATTGGGATAGTAGCGTCATCCCTGTGAAGATCTTTATACTTGATGTCACTGATACTGGGAAACGGCTTAATGATTCAACAATATTAAGTCCAGAGAGTGGTTGCCAG ATTGAGTATGAAGTTGAGGCGTGCAGCACAACTGCTTTAACCAGTGATGACTGCATCGACATAAAAAGGACAAGCCTAATCATCCCAACTGGTGGTTATGTCATCTATGGTGTTGCACATCAGCACACTGGCGGGGTTGGCTCAACTCTTTATGGAAAG GATGGGCTTGTCATATGCACCTCAGTACCAATTTATGGGGAAGGAATGGAAGCAGGGAATGAGGCAGGTTATATTGTAGGAATGTCTACCTGTTATCCTAAACCAGGCTCTATAAAGATAGCAGACGGGGAGAATCTAATTCTGGAATCTAGATACAGCAGAGCTCAGGAGCACACAGGAGTTATGGGTCTTTTCTACATTTTGGTTGCAGACCGAGTACCAGAGCGAATGCCTTTCTTAGAGTCTCTTGTTTAT GTACATGAAAACATGGAGCCATCAGCATATCGTTGGGCGATAGTAGTTTTGTTGGGATTGGCAACGACTCTTGCTGTCGCTGTCGGTTCCTGGCTTAAGAAGGGAAAAGATGATGGCTATCAACCAATTCTGGCGTAA